The proteins below are encoded in one region of Hordeum vulgare subsp. vulgare chromosome 3H, MorexV3_pseudomolecules_assembly, whole genome shotgun sequence:
- the LOC123440751 gene encoding uncharacterized protein LOC123440751, producing the protein MRGRRRMVPKSAVAFVVDKPLSYEESQNLCQHILQKHNDEVAFTVGGTQMTGAELLKCKDDAESSLNIVDPFIEYLKCDDKKNGIKRIILQRQHQVLEEELVQVITKEIGSSEKKGANIEQRFLFCPMTREQECIVLCVDTSINNQVIAFLSNDTGISGGQVETIGKSFQEKVEKACQTCGYVSPFPNSSSVRISSVSLEARHSDSSFASMLCIEEYDGKKMPTNFKNPDKAEEEKVWFLGNLLMHEKNTALPEEIREMVRNGVFKKQKRR; encoded by the exons ATGCGTGGCCGTAGGAGGATGGTTCCGAAGAGTGCCGTTGCTTTTGTGGTAGATAAGCCATTGTCTTATGAAGAGTCCCAGAATCTCTGTCAACATATCCTTCAGAAACA CAATGATGAAGTGGCGTTTACTGTGGGCGGGACTCAGATGACGGGGGCTGAGCTGTTGAAGTGTAAAGATGATGCTGAGAGTTCCCTGAATATTGTCGATCCTTTCATCGAATACCTCAAGTGTGATGATAAGAAGAACGGCATCAAGAGAATCATTCTCCAACGACAACATCAGGTATTGGAAGAAGAACTTGTGCAAGTCATTACGAAAGAGATCGGGAGCAGCGAAAAAAAAGGAGCGAACATAGAACAGAGATTC CTATTTTGTCCTATGACTCGAGAACAAGAATGCATTGTGCTTTGTGTCGACACCTCGATAAATAACCAGGTCATTGCCTTTCTTTCCAATGACACGGGAATAAGCGGAGGTCAGGTTGAAACCATCGGTAAATCATTCCAGGAGAAGGTAGAGAAAGCCTGTCAGACTTGTGGCTACGTCTCGCCTTTTCCCAACAGCTCCAGTGTGAGGATTTCAAGTGTTTCTCTCGAAGCTCGTCACTCAGATAGTTCATTTGCATCTATGCTTTGCATTGAGGAGTACGATGGAAAAAAGATGCCCACAAACTTCAAAAACCCG GATAAGGCTGAGGAAGAGAAGGTATGGTTCCTGGGGAACCTTCTTATGCACGAGAAGAATACTGCACTGCCTGAAGAGATTAGGGAAATGGTGCGAAACGGTGTGTTCAAAAAGCAAAAAAGGCGCTGA
- the LOC123440750 gene encoding uncharacterized protein LOC123440750 isoform X1 produces the protein MQSNLVHLICAHLSRNLDDAIILNEFSVKDLVEVKGTTYLARDLTQDKVKNAAKIYVPIATDHHYSLVIVSHTLRKKFILDSWGGEHKKEARDVLTNPELYLSNTHGMDISGYEEETPAVEHQINNYDCGFHVLLYIKGFDKMDIYNITRDKVLEFRIDLSMELLDEYQPSRHGADAHAETSYDLLDDSLNREEAVDEDNVVTRDEHQGDGPQSSRHETGTSRNSTSASMAESDKAKADESEPDEEEEEEKGKEDAREVGDGHVGKSSPITATKTPPVARCRACVFTIFDFAC, from the exons ATGCAGTCTAACCTAGTGCATTTAATATGCGCCCATTTGTCAAGGAACTTAGATGATGCAATTATCTTGAATGAATTTTCTGTT AAAGATTTAGTGGAAGTAAAGGGAACTACATATCTGGCCCGTGATCTCACACAGGACAAAGTGAAGAATGCGGCGAAG ATATATGTTCCTATTGCTACGGATCATCACTATTCCTTAGTTATTGTATCCCATACGCTGAGAAAGAAATTTATCCTGGACTCCTGGGGAGGGGAACATAAAAAGGAGGCACGTGATGTGTTAACCAATCCGGAGCTTTATTTGTCCAATACGCATGGTATGGACATATCTGGGTATGAGGAAGAAACACCAGCAGTTGAGCATCAAATTAACAA CTATGATTGCGGCTTTCATGTGTTGCTATACATCAAGGGGTTCGATAAGATGGACATATATAACATCACCAGG GATAAGGTGTTGGAGTTCCGAATAGACCTCTCTATGGAACTCCTGGATGAATATCAGCCTTCTCGACATGGAGCAGATGCTCATGCAGAAACTTCATACGATTTGCTTGATGATAGCCTGAACAGAGAAGAGGCAGTGGATGAAGATAATGTGGTAACAAGGGATGAACATCAGGGTGATGGCCCCCAGTCTTCAAGACATGAAACAG GCACTTCAAGGAATAGCACTTCAGCCAGTATGGCGGAATCCGACAAAGCAAAGGCAGATGAGAGTGaacctgatgaggaagaggaagaggaaaaggGCAAGGAAGATGCTAGGGAAGTGGGCGATGGTCATGTTGGTAAGAGTTCCCCCATTACAGCAACAAAGACACCGCCAGTAGCTAGGTGCAGGGCATGTGTGTTCACTATTTTCGATTTCGCCTGCTAA
- the LOC123440750 gene encoding uncharacterized protein LOC123440750 isoform X2, with the protein MQSNLVHLICAHLSRNLDDAIILNEFSVKDLVEVKGTTYLARDLTQDKVKNAAKIYVPIATDHHYSLVIVSHTLRKKFILDSWGGEHKKEARDVLTNPELYLSNTHGMDISGYEEETPAVEHQINNYDCGFHVLLYIKGFDKMDIYNITRDKVLEFRIDLSMELLDEYQPSRHGADAHAETSYDLLDDSLNREEAVDEDNVVTRDEHQGDGPQSSRHETGLASIGPGVGEGCRTS; encoded by the exons ATGCAGTCTAACCTAGTGCATTTAATATGCGCCCATTTGTCAAGGAACTTAGATGATGCAATTATCTTGAATGAATTTTCTGTT AAAGATTTAGTGGAAGTAAAGGGAACTACATATCTGGCCCGTGATCTCACACAGGACAAAGTGAAGAATGCGGCGAAG ATATATGTTCCTATTGCTACGGATCATCACTATTCCTTAGTTATTGTATCCCATACGCTGAGAAAGAAATTTATCCTGGACTCCTGGGGAGGGGAACATAAAAAGGAGGCACGTGATGTGTTAACCAATCCGGAGCTTTATTTGTCCAATACGCATGGTATGGACATATCTGGGTATGAGGAAGAAACACCAGCAGTTGAGCATCAAATTAACAA CTATGATTGCGGCTTTCATGTGTTGCTATACATCAAGGGGTTCGATAAGATGGACATATATAACATCACCAGG GATAAGGTGTTGGAGTTCCGAATAGACCTCTCTATGGAACTCCTGGATGAATATCAGCCTTCTCGACATGGAGCAGATGCTCATGCAGAAACTTCATACGATTTGCTTGATGATAGCCTGAACAGAGAAGAGGCAGTGGATGAAGATAATGTGGTAACAAGGGATGAACATCAGGGTGATGGCCCCCAGTCTTCAAGACATGAAACAG GGCTTGCTTCTATTGGGCCTGGAGTTGGCGAAGGCTGCAGGACAAGCTAA
- the LOC123440752 gene encoding uncharacterized protein LOC123440752 — MQGICAPAAGSSSHQHGDCSVGSSSHQHGDCASAGSSSDRPYPRWIDARLRSSRSLPGRLSGGARLRSSRSLPGRLSEIMAPLKWPEPMLDYFVDECFKMVQDGRSPANETSFFRTLDRSMARKSFDITFCTEDLIQQFRRVRSLWDKYHEILKNLEIIKVQERQSQTDPDKLRLKTGDIYASKFILIRKYEIKLNTIFESFYGSKAKSLSTYRFNIEHSDRYTGDNSISSKRRSLGEPFSRQLRLKSSDMPESSQNGSDSEIQDYDKAMGELINEVDDVTYIIAGQCLRDPKILCSYSHIPTIKRKISFLHGTWRVMCEPKCVLENLQPADQLFAGRSPNS, encoded by the exons ATGCAGGGCATTTGCGCTCCAGCTGCAGGTTCGTCCTCGCACCAGCACGGCGATTGCTCAGTTGGTTCGTCCTCGCACCAGCACGGCGATTGCGCTTCAGCTGGTTCGTCCTCGGATAGACCATATCCTCGCTGGATCGATGCCCGGCTCAGATCTTCGCGGTCTTTACCGGGTCGATTGTCAGGCGGTGCCCGGCTCAGATCTTCGCGGTCTTTACCGGGTCGATTGTCAG AGATCATGGCACCGCTAAAATGGCCTGAACCCATGTTGGACTATTTTGTGGATGAGTGTTTCAAGATGGTTCAGGATGGTAGATCGCCAGCGAATGAAACCTCTTTTTTTCGGACACTTGACCGCTCCATGGCCAGGAAATCCTTTGATATTACCTTCTGTACAGAGGATCTTATTCAACAGTTTAGACGAGTAAGATCTTTGTGGGATAAGTACCATGAGATTCTGAAGAATTTGGAAATAATAAAG GTACAAGAACGACAAAGCCAGACTGATCCTGATAAATTGCGTCTT AAAACTGGTGATATTTATGCTAGTAAATTCATCCTTATTAGGAAATATGAAATAAAGCTCAACACGATCTTTGAAAGTTTTTATGGAAGCAAGGCAAAATCACTTAGCACGTACAGGTTCAATATTGAACACAGTGATCGATACACTGGGGACAATAGTATTTCAAGTAAAAGGCGTAGCCTTGGTGAACCCTTCTCACGCCAGCTTCGGCTGAAGAGCTCAGACATGCCTGAGTCATCACAAAATGGCAGCGATTCTGAAATACAAGACTATGACAAAGCAATGGGCGAACTTATCAATGAAGTTGATGATGTAACTTATATCATAGCTGGTCAATGCCTTCGAGACCCTAAAATTCTGTGTTCATACTCACATATTCCAACCATTAAAAGAAAGATCAGTTTCTTGCACGGAACCTGGAGGGTGATGTGTGAACCCAAGTGTGTCTTAGAG AATTTGCAACCAGCCGATCAGCTATTTGCGGGGAGGAGCCCAAACTCCTGA